The bacterium DNA segment CCGCCAGAAAAAATACAAGGAAGCGGTGGAAAACTACAAAAAGGCGATTACCTACTCTCCCAACGACGCCATTCTCTACTACAACATGGCCTGGGCGCTCATCGCCACCAAGGAGCACTCGCAGGCGGCGGTGGCCTGCCGCCGGGCCATTCGGCTCGAGCCGGAGTTCAAGGAGGCCCAGGATCTCCTGAAGAAGCTCCAGCCGGCCGTCAAGGCCGCCACGTCGGATTCCGCTGTTTAAATATCCTCCCGAGGCTTTGAGCCGTCGCCCCGCCCGGATTAAGATGCGGGGGCACTCCATCTTCTTTTGAATGCCACCGCCGCGCTTCCGGCCGCTTTCCGGGAAGGGGGGAGAATGATCAAAACATCCATCTGCGAGATTCTGGGCATCGAGCATCCCGTCATCCTGGGCGGCATGGGGACGGGGACCTCGGCCTCTCTTGTCGCCGCGGTCTCGGAAGCAGGGGGAATGGGGACGCTCGGCGTCTCCAATCTCTCGAAGGAAGACCTCCGCAAGGGCGTGGACGATATCAGGGAAAGGACCGACAAGCCCTTCGGCATCAACTTTCTCCCCTTTCTGCTGCGGGAGGATCATTTTGCCGAGGGCCTCGCCTCAAAGCCGCCCGTCGTCGCCTTCGCCTGGCCGCCGCGCGATATGGACCTGCGCCCGCTCTTCGAGCGGGCCCACGAGGCGGGCGCCAAGGTCATGTACCAAGCGGGGGAGGTGGCGGATCTTGTGCGCGGCGCCGAGGCCGGCGCCGACATCCTCGTCTCGCAGGGAACCGAGGCGGGCGGCCATGTGGGCTGGATGGCGTCTTTCCCCCTGATCCCCATGGCGGCCGACGCCGTGGCCCCCAAGCCCCTCGTCGCGGCGGGGGGAATCGCCGACGGAAGAGGGCTTGCCGCCGCGCTCGCCCTCGGGGCCGAGGGCGTTCTCCTCGGGACGCGGTTTCTCGCCACCGAGGAAGCGCCCCTGCATCCCAACTTCAAAAAAGCGATCCTGGAGAGTGACGGCCACGACACCCTGCTCACCGAGATTCCCGACATCGCCACCGCGCGCGTCTGGCCGGGGGCCATGGCCCGCGCCCAGCGGAACGCTTTTATCGAGAAATGGGCGGGCCGGGAGTGGGCGCTGC contains these protein-coding regions:
- a CDS encoding nitronate monooxygenase is translated as MIKTSICEILGIEHPVILGGMGTGTSASLVAAVSEAGGMGTLGVSNLSKEDLRKGVDDIRERTDKPFGINFLPFLLREDHFAEGLASKPPVVAFAWPPRDMDLRPLFERAHEAGAKVMYQAGEVADLVRGAEAGADILVSQGTEAGGHVGWMASFPLIPMAADAVAPKPLVAAGGIADGRGLAAALALGAEGVLLGTRFLATEEAPLHPNFKKAILESDGHDTLLTEIPDIATARVWPGAMARAQRNAFIEKWAGREWALRQHQAAALADVQKARAAGDADNTYLLIGQDAGLIRDIPPAGELVRRIVREAEEVMKKRWIG